The Prodigiosinella aquatilis region TCTCCAAATACTAAATTTAAATCAGGTTGGAATTTTTTAAATGCTTTCCATACCTTAGCCTCTTTACGGATAACTATACCTTCTGAATTGTGGGTAGGAACCATTCCATTAATATCACTTGTTATTGAACTTCCCGCAATTGAAATAAATTTAAAATTATACTTGTATAATGAATCCAGTGCTCTCTGTACTGTTTCATTTAGATCAACTATTGATGTTTTAGTTATATCTTCTAAATCTATCATTACCGAGCAATTTTCTGGCATTGCACCCAGCGAGGTTAAAATGCCTTCTATTGTTTCAATAAAAGGTTCCTCTTCGATCATATCTTCAAAAGCAAAGGAGTTTAACCGAATTACAAAGTTAGTATAGCTTGTACCTAATTGTTGCAAAGTAGTTGCATACTCATCATCTTCCCATCGGTCGTAACCGACGACAGGAATGATATTGCACCCAGCATTTCTTAAGGCACTGGTGAGATGACTCAAAATATGCTCTCCTGTTTCAAGAGAAGAGTTTGGAGGCCATCTGCTTATATCAATCCCCATAGGGAACTTTTGCATCCTATCGGATAATGTTTTAATTGTATTGTTTAGAAAAAACTCAACTGGATTACCTATATTAGAATATTTTTTATTTGTCCTCTGTTTTTTCGACAGATATGGGATTTCAAAAATCGGAAGCATGTCCCTCATAACGTGGGGATAAGGAAGCATAGACTTAATGGCATCTAACTCACCTTTCTTTGCTTTTAAAATCGGCATATATTTAGGGTACATATAGACACCTCGTCTACCAAATATGATTAGGGAAATGCTTTCTTACTTCACCTTGACCAACTAAATCAGAAAATTGATTGTATTTTCCAGTTTCTCTTCTAATTCTTCCTGCTATTATTGCAGGATGAATTCTTAATTCTCTTGAAAGCTCATCTATCGTGATTGTGCTGGGATTTAAGTAAGCTGAACTCCGTTTCCAAATGACGCGAGGAATGAGAGTATCTCTGGCTATCCGATTAGCCTCTGCTTCCATTTTGTCTGTACTATTCTTGAGTGTTTCAATGTCATCGATAAATGTGTTAGTAGAATCTGCATGTTTCCAGATATGGACTAACTCATGTAAAAGTGTAAACCAGAAATTATCCAAACGATCTTGTCTTAAAGTGAGTGCAATAATTGGTCTACCGTCAATATCCCTCAGAGCAGCCCCATCAACAGCAGTACCAGTCAGACAAGGTTCAATGATCACACAAATCCCATTTTTTTCTAAGAACTCCACCGCTAATAGAGGCCCATATTCGGACCAACTTAAATGTGCGATCTCTTTTAAAAAATCTTTAGTTATGCAATTATGCTTAAATTTAGTCGCGAGGTTTTTTTCCCTGGCTTTCTGGACAACTCTTGCAATCCATGCATGTAATTTATAAACAGTTGTAGGTGAGTAAGACTCTCCGTTAAGTGTTCGCTTGAAGGCTGCTGTAGAAAAATTCGCTCCCAAACCCTCAATGAAATTTTTGACTTTTTCTTCTGTTGTCGTCTTTGTTTGCGAGACAACATTTTCTATCCAACCTTTGGAAAGCATTTCCTTTATAGGAAATTTTGACCAATTAACCTCCTCAACTGGAGAACGATTTGCATATCCAGTTTCTGTTTCTAAGCCCAATAACGTTTGAGAAGACATACCTAAACCTATTGATAAGGCTTTGATCATAGCAACGGTTAAAGGACGTTTTCCCGATAACACCTCTGATACACGACTTTTTGTTCCAAAATATGGGGTCAGATCCGCTTGGCGTAAGCCCTGTTCGTCCATTCGGAATTTGATTGCCTCGATTGGATCTACCGGTGTTACTGGATAGTTAGCATTTTCATAATTTTCAATAACAACTGTAAGTAAATCAAGACGTTCTGATTCTTCAGATCCTGCAGGAAGATCCAATCTGAGTAATCTCTCAACTTCTGAAAGGGCCGCATGATATTGTTCTTCAGTTCGAATAACCCGAACTTCAGTAAGTTTACTCATTTAGATACCACCTGGTTAATCACCGCAATGCTCCTTTCAAACTGAAATGTTACTTTTATGCCCTGCGATTTAATGCCTCGAACAAAGAACACATAGCACAAATTATCAATCTGTTGTGCTCTGGGGAAAGCATCTAAAACTCCCTTAGCATCTTTCCAGTAAGCGTTAGTGAGCTCTGCAACCCAAGCGGAAAGCCAAACATCCGTTTCAGGGTTAGTACCACTTAGCACTTGAAGCCTTTGCTTGCCGATTAGTCGCATTGATGTTCTCCATTTGGGAACCAGAATAAGTGTGGTGATTCTGAATGTCAATACAATGTTCCCATAAGTGGAACTTGTCGCCTCCAGTTCTTATCTCTTTATGGCTACATAACTCCAAGAATCAATGGAAAGCTCTTTAATACGAATAAAAATATGATTTAGATCAAATATATGTAGGTGTGCCATAGAATCAAGACAGAGCATAAAATTATTTATTATCAGTTGATTATGTTATTAGACTTTTGACGATTATCAGTTGGTAAGAGAGGTGGTTTTTGCCCATAATAGGTTTGTTAGTACGTCGTGAGAGCTAACACAACAAGTTGGGTTTAGGATTAGATTGAAATCTGCTACATCTTTCATATAAGGATAAGCCCTTAATTAGCAATGTTCGATTATCACCAATCGGGACTGATGGTATCAGTGATGGTATCATTGATATTATGTTTTACATTACACATTTTAAATCATAAGGATAGTTGCGATGTTCGAGTCCGGCCTTCGCACCATCGTATGAAAATTAAGTCACCTTAGGGGGCTTTTTTCATGTCCGCTATCGTCCACTGACTTCCATACATCATTGTTAAATAACGATTTAATCTGATTTTATTGTCTGGGCGGATTGTGTGTTTTTTCCACAGCAGTCTTTTTGCATCCGTTGTAATCCAGATTATTTGGGGGTCAAGATAAGGGTCAATTCGCTTCGATTATGAGTTGACCCCCAATTATGGCCCTGACTGACGTCGTTGCCCGTACCGCCAGGCCACGCGAGAAAGCCTATAAACTAGCGGACGTGCATGGCCTGTATCTTTTGGTGAGTCCTAACGGCTCTAAGCGCTGGTATCTCAAATATCGCTTTGAAGGTAAGGAAAGCCGGATTGCGTTCGGTGCCTATCCGCTGGTCTCGCTGGCGAAGGCTAGGGAGAAACGCGACGAGGTGCGATTACTGCTGTCAGAAGGCATCCACCCAACGGAAAAGCGGGAAGAAGAGAAAGAACAGGCACAGGATGCGCTGAACACCTTTGAAAAGGTGGCAAAGGATTGGCACCGGAACATTAGCCAAAACCGCTGGTCAGAAACGCACGCCGGACGGGTATGGCGTGATATGGAGCGTAATATTCTGCCTGCCATAGGCCAGCGCCACATTGCTGACCTGAAAACTAAAGACCTGCTTGAACCGCTGAAAATCGTCGAACAGAACGGTCATCTTGATTTGGCGTCACGGCTGCGCCAGCGCGTCACCGATATCATGCGTTACGCGGTGCAGAACGACCTGATAGAGCGCAACCCCGCGCAAGACCTCTTCGGCGCGATAGCCGCGCCAAAGGCGACATATCGGCCAGCCTTGAAGCTTGATAAACTGCCTGACTTTCTAGCACGGATTGAACGCTACAAAGGGCGAGCGTTAATCAGACTGGCCTTAAAACTTACGCTGTGCGTTTTTATCCGCTCCAGCGAACTGCGTTTTGCTCGTTGGTCGGAGATCGATTTTGAAACTTCAATGTGGACCATTCCCCCTGAGCGTGAACCCATCGAAGGTGTGAAACATTCCCATCGCGGTTCTAAAATGCGTACTCCGCACTTGGTGCCACTTTCCCGGCAGGCGTTGGTTATCCTCAAGCAAATACAGCAAGTTAGCGGTGACCATGAACTGATCTTTATTGGCGATCACAATCCGCGTAAGCCCATGAGCGGAAACACGGTGAATAACGCGCTGCGGGTAATGGGGTATGATACTAAGGTTGAAGTCTGCGGCCACGGTTTTCGTACTATGGCTTGTAGCTCTTTGATTGAATCAGGATTGTGGTCTAGGGATGCGGTAGAGCGGCAGATGAGCCATATGGAACGTAACTCGGTACGTGCGGCTTACATCCACAAGGCGGAACATCTGGATGAGCGTAGGCTAATGCTGCAATGGTGGGCGGACTATCTGGATGCCAATCGGGATGAGTATGTGGTGCCGTATGAGTTTAAAAATATCTGATTCATTAGGGGGTTAGCTATGAAAAAAACGGAAAAACCAACAGTAGCGCTCACTTCTCTGATTAAAGAAGAACAGCGTCATCAGAGGGTCTTACAGGGACTTGCCGATGTTGATGCTGGGCGTGTTGTTAATCACTTTGATATGCAGGTGTTTATCGCCAGACTGAAGCAAGCATAATCGATAGAAATACGGGGGCGTATCCTGTATCTAAAGCCTATGCATTAAGCGCCGCGCCAGCCCCTTTTTTGGGAGGGGCTGGCGCTCATCTTTCTTATGTGGATGATTTTCCAGCTACTCATCATACCCAAGTATCATTTTTACCAGATCGTTTTCCAATGTATAGAAGAAGTAGCAAGTCGGAACGTGTAGCACCGATGCTAACCGGCAGGCCTGCTCAAAATCCGGCGTGTGGATACCGCGCTAATCTTAACCCAGTGACAGCTTAAGTTGCATCCCGCAAGCAGCGGCATATCGTTGTAAGGTTGAGATACTGGCACTGGAAACATTTCTCTCAAGGCGGCTCACCGCCGGTTGGCTTACACCCATGCGAGCTGCGATCTCTGTACTTGTTAGACCTGATTTGGACTTCATTTCGATCAGAACAGCGCGAAGCGCTTCTTCTTGAGTTTCGTCCTCATACGCTTTTTTAACTTCATGATTAGAAAGCGCTTTCGCTTTAACTTCAGAGAAGTTGATACCTTTAACTGCCATCTTTCAGTTCCTCCCATCTTGACTTTGCTAGCGCTATTTCAGCTTTCGGGGTCTTAGGGGTTTTCTTTACGAATGTCCTTAAAATATAGATCTTACGTCCTTTTGCGTAAGCAAAAAACGTTCTGCTTATGTCTTTTCTACCAACCCGTAGCTCAAATAATCCAGCTTCAATGATATCCGTGTCTGGATATCTTAGCTCGGGCCCTTTAGCTTCAAGTTTTTCAAGCCCTTTAAGCGCTTTTGCCTGCATAACAGGTTCGAGGCCATAAATTTCGTTTGCAGCTTCGGGGTGAAAAATCAATTCATACATGTCAGTCCCCTTCTTAATGGGGAATATAACTCATAGGTTATAATAACTCAAATGTTATATTTAGAGTGTGTCGGCAGAGTAAAACATTAGCAAACCATCTCCCACCTTTCCCCCACTTACTCAGGGATCACGGCTTCCCCCACCTGATTTTTATGACTCTGTTAAAAATGTTTATTTATTATTGAGTTAAGTTATTCCCCCACTTCGCGTCTATATATGCGTGGGAAGTGGGGGAAAATGCCAGATAGAGGGACACGTTATCCGTTCGCCCCCACTTTCCCCCGTTTAATCCCCCATCTTATTCCGTTGCGATAACGGCGTGATCCGTTCCCCCTCAAAGGCGATCAGGCCATCTTTTTCCAGTTTGTCCAGCCAGCGGGTGAACTTCTTGTTCACATCAAAGCCCATTGCCCGCATGTCGTCACGCACCAATGAACGAGTACAGCCTTCGCCGTTGGCCGTGCGTGAGCGAATAGCCTGCCAGAGGGCAAAATGGTTTTCCGTCAGCCGAGGGATACCGGCTAAATCGGGATCGCTGGCAGCCTCATCCTCTCTGACTTCACGGCCTTCATCGTTCAGCGCCAGCGAAGTGATTTGGTCGTCATCATCGTCCACGTACAGATCGGCAGCATTCAGGTCATAGGCGCGACGCGGCAGTTATTCCACTTCCTTCATCTTGGTGCGACTGAGGATCAACGCGCCGCCATCACCTTCACGTCTGACGTTAAATTCCACGTCCAGCGAGGCACGGAAGACGCTGGAGCCCCGGGTCCCTTTGTCCTGACCTTTGCCAGAATGATGAATAATCAGCCGGTGGCCTGTGTTGCTGCTTTAATCGCGTCATACCCCTGAATGAGATGAGAATACGCCCATGTTCTTAGCTGCGTTCATACGTGAATACTACTGTGGAGGATAATCTGGCGGTACCGCTGAGGCGTTATTGTCATACCCACTACTGTTATAGTCTGGTGGCACGTCTGATGTGTTGGAAGGTTGATCCCAGGAATACGCTTGCGGAATTTTTTCTCCCTTCGCGTACATACATTGCATATAGATAGCATCAAACTGGTCTTGCAAGGTGCTTTGGGTACGCTCACCGTTACCACTGGCGATCGCTGATCCTATCAGCAAGCCACTGGCTGCGCCTACTGCCACACCATTGGCTGTACCTCTCGGTGCTCCGCTTGCTGCTCCCAATAGCGTTCCTGCTGCAGTACCAATAGCTGCGCCAGCGGCGGCAGTGCCTATACTTTGATTGTTGGCGGTGTTTGCCTCACCATTGAGCGAACGATAGGCCGTATTCTTACAGACGGCGTCGTCGGCCTGGAATTGCTCATAACTTTTACCATTACCGGGCAGGGATATCACTGTTGGTGCTGTAGGTGTGGATACGCACCCCGTTAGTTCGGCGCTCGCAAGTAGCACGATGCCGACTACTGCACAATTCTTTTTCATTCGCTAGTCCTTCCCCCTTCCTGATGAGACTTCATTGGTATTACGGTTTATCAGACACCACTTTCATCCACCCACTGGGGCAACGAGCGATTTTTGGGTAATACCCGGTTGGGTGGCGACAGTAATAATGGTACGTCGGTGTTTTTTCAACCCATACCTGAGGTTGCGGCGGCGGAGCATAAATCACTCTCGGCCTTGGGTCCGGCCTGACGACGACGACAGGTCCCGGATACCACATCGGTCCCCACCAACCAGGCCCTAGCCACGGACCAGGGCCTGGGCCAGGTGGCCCGGCGAAAGCTGATGCACTGAATCCTGCTGCAAACAGCGCTCCGGCAGC contains the following coding sequences:
- a CDS encoding glycine zipper family protein; amino-acid sequence: MKKNCAVVGIVLLASAELTGCVSTPTAPTVISLPGNGKSYEQFQADDAVCKNTAYRSLNGEANTANNQSIGTAAAGAAIGTAAGTLLGAASGAPRGTANGVAVGAASGLLIGSAIASGNGERTQSTLQDQFDAIYMQCMYAKGEKIPQAYSWDQPSNTSDVPPDYNSSGYDNNASAVPPDYPPQ
- a CDS encoding type II toxin-antitoxin system HigB family toxin, encoding MRLIGKQRLQVLSGTNPETDVWLSAWVAELTNAYWKDAKGVLDAFPRAQQIDNLCYVFFVRGIKSQGIKVTFQFERSIAVINQVVSK
- a CDS encoding helix-turn-helix transcriptional regulator, whose product is MAVKGINFSEVKAKALSNHEVKKAYEDETQEEALRAVLIEMKSKSGLTSTEIAARMGVSQPAVSRLERNVSSASISTLQRYAAACGMQLKLSLG
- a CDS encoding type II toxin-antitoxin system RelE/ParE family toxin: MYELIFHPEAANEIYGLEPVMQAKALKGLEKLEAKGPELRYPDTDIIEAGLFELRVGRKDISRTFFAYAKGRKIYILRTFVKKTPKTPKAEIALAKSRWEELKDGS
- a CDS encoding beta family protein — translated: MYPKYMPILKAKKGELDAIKSMLPYPHVMRDMLPIFEIPYLSKKQRTNKKYSNIGNPVEFFLNNTIKTLSDRMQKFPMGIDISRWPPNSSLETGEHILSHLTSALRNAGCNIIPVVGYDRWEDDEYATTLQQLGTSYTNFVIRLNSFAFEDMIEEEPFIETIEGILTSLGAMPENCSVMIDLEDITKTSIVDLNETVQRALDSLYKYNFKFISIAGSSITSDINGMVPTHNSEGIVIRKEAKVWKAFKKFQPDLNLVFGDYGIVNPSIGDDIIAPDANGKIRYTIDDSLFVVRGYSRATGKKGAQMQDLCKVLVSSPHYKGEKFSWGDKKIYECANEEFVGNTTNWVSIDTTHHVTHVVAEVREFELILQHQRDYQKQKQN
- a CDS encoding tyrosine-type recombinase/integrase, yielding MALTDVVARTARPREKAYKLADVHGLYLLVSPNGSKRWYLKYRFEGKESRIAFGAYPLVSLAKAREKRDEVRLLLSEGIHPTEKREEEKEQAQDALNTFEKVAKDWHRNISQNRWSETHAGRVWRDMERNILPAIGQRHIADLKTKDLLEPLKIVEQNGHLDLASRLRQRVTDIMRYAVQNDLIERNPAQDLFGAIAAPKATYRPALKLDKLPDFLARIERYKGRALIRLALKLTLCVFIRSSELRFARWSEIDFETSMWTIPPEREPIEGVKHSHRGSKMRTPHLVPLSRQALVILKQIQQVSGDHELIFIGDHNPRKPMSGNTVNNALRVMGYDTKVEVCGHGFRTMACSSLIESGLWSRDAVERQMSHMERNSVRAAYIHKAEHLDERRLMLQWWADYLDANRDEYVVPYEFKNI
- a CDS encoding Cro/Cl family transcriptional regulator, with amino-acid sequence MDDDDDQITSLALNDEGREVREDEAASDPDLAGIPRLTENHFALWQAIRSRTANGEGCTRSLVRDDMRAMGFDVNKKFTRWLDKLEKDGLIAFEGERITPLSQRNKMGD
- a CDS encoding ImmA/IrrE family metallo-endopeptidase — encoded protein: MSKLTEVRVIRTEEQYHAALSEVERLLRLDLPAGSEESERLDLLTVVIENYENANYPVTPVDPIEAIKFRMDEQGLRQADLTPYFGTKSRVSEVLSGKRPLTVAMIKALSIGLGMSSQTLLGLETETGYANRSPVEEVNWSKFPIKEMLSKGWIENVVSQTKTTTEEKVKNFIEGLGANFSTAAFKRTLNGESYSPTTVYKLHAWIARVVQKAREKNLATKFKHNCITKDFLKEIAHLSWSEYGPLLAVEFLEKNGICVIIEPCLTGTAVDGAALRDIDGRPIIALTLRQDRLDNFWFTLLHELVHIWKHADSTNTFIDDIETLKNSTDKMEAEANRIARDTLIPRVIWKRSSAYLNPSTITIDELSRELRIHPAIIAGRIRRETGKYNQFSDLVGQGEVRKHFPNHIW